In Diorhabda sublineata isolate icDioSubl1.1 chromosome 4, icDioSubl1.1, whole genome shotgun sequence, a single window of DNA contains:
- the LOC130443409 gene encoding uncharacterized protein LOC130443409, whose protein sequence is MAYFIGPDISDSDISDDDYVSYENIPENTTFKQVSRELTEKEKQHQLNTSMYNAICNNNVEDVRKFINNGFDVNTYLQNDWTPLFLAVSFGSAKITEELLMSLADVHLKRDSCTTLMMACNCPKETSPCTETLKVIRLLVNHGVDVKAVNKTRMTALMFAANVGNLPAVQFLLPLSNKDAEDNQKWTALFWGVQGNAVDVVKYLLEQNLEYTKPDIRNNTPLDIAKNNDFKNIIELFPQEEDEYILCPINPNVLSFDEMFTDLSTAQPDFFLDTYNMLWGMRSECLIKHLIDKKLTLKTVLSITEEELEELGVKMPFQRYRILAGLYKFHKHPFHPKSIPVVPLTETYSNNDTAIQILSAIKQIITMEAGLHFIMKHCSTEDISIEQRASIKKNIKNIRNILTKCNIISKKICEKTKNLDKQREPVDLVNKDSCRPLIPWRKILFSVSVVTLILVIQLKKCDS, encoded by the exons ATGGCCTATTTTATTGGACCAGATATATCGGATAGTGATATTTCGGACGACGATTATGTTTCTTACGAAAATATACCCGAGAATACAACATTTAAGCAAGTATCTCGAGAATTAACCGAAAAAGAGAAACAACATCAATTGAATACTTCTATGTACAATGCTATTTGTAATAACAATGTAGAAGATgtaagaaaattcattaacaATGGTTTTGACGTTAACACGTATctacaaaatgattggacaCCTTTGTTTTTGGCCGTATCCTTTGGTAGTGCTAAAATAACAGAAGAATTACTAATGTCTTTAGCGGATGTACATTTGAAAAGAGACAGTTGCACAACACTTATGATGGCTTGTAACTGCCCCAAAGAAACTTCTCCTTGTACGGAAACATTGAAAGTTATAAGACTGTTAGTAAACCACGGAGTTGATGTTAAAGCTGTTAATAAGACTAGAATGACTGCTTTGATGTTTGCTGCGAATGTAGGTAATTTACCAGCCGTTCAATTTTTACTGCCATTATCTAATAAAGATGCCGAAGATAACCAAAAGTGGACAGCGCTGTTTTGGGGGGTACAAGGAAATGCAGTTGacgtagtaaaatatttattagagcAAAATTTGGAGTATACTAAACCGGATATAAGAAACAACACCCCACTTGATATTGCtaaaaataacgattttaaaaatattattgaattatttccaCAAGAAGAAGACGAATATATTCTATGTCCAATAAATCCGAATGTATTATCATTTGATGAAATGTTTACTGATTTAAGTACTGCCCAACCTGATTTCTTCTTAGATACATATAACATGCTCTGGGGTATGAGAAGTGAATGTCTGATAAAACACTTGATTGAtaaaaagttaactttgaaaacaGTTTTATCCATAactgaagaagaattggaggaACTTGGAGTGAAAATGCCTTTTCAAAGATACAGAATCCTAGCGGGTTTATACAAGTTTCATAAACACCCTTTTCATCCGAAATCAATACCAGTAGTGCCTTTAACTGAAACTTACAGTAATAACGATACTGCAATACAGATATTATCAGctattaaacaaattatcactATGGAAGCAGGGTTgcattttataatgaaacatTGTAGCACAGAAGATATTTCGATAGAACAACGCGCTTccattaagaaaaatatcaaaaacattagAAATATATTGACAAAGTGTAACATTATTTCTAAAAAGATTtgtgaaaaaactaaaaatttggataaacaACGAGAACCTGTTGATCTTGTTAATAAAGATTCTTGTCGACCCCTAATACCTtggagaaaaattttattttcagtttcagttGTTACACTCATACTTgtgattcaattaaaaaaatg TGATTCTTAA
- the LOC130443401 gene encoding late secretory pathway protein AVL9 homolog: protein MGENENPILYVVVVGFHHKRGCQVEYSFPELVPGHPNECPPGWKYLPTLALPDGSHNYDEDTVYFHLPSLSKPMKTIYGISCFRQIPVEKIKNKTSDITRGTVQKSVCVLSRIPLYGQIQVKMCLITHAYFDEGDFSQVSILEDTYHHLNAVMMQPDAIQQPYVGLSARDFILQWKHKAVLLFKLILLEKRVIFYKSPVHPLCSTILTLISLFPDMIEKGLHNSASIRLSRPMSPMPEYSDEDSSPIKLKNIKNIPCMNGTIKNEDIDTIEVTKESKIIEDRGHTEKKQIDLTNSNLGNEENNLGNNNQTEVGLELTESISGIKISSNTENESTNGVDKSNSLQRDISSDTISDAAHNNLTYLTQLNIESCGFPLAIFTKGSLCLPYLSLPYLDLLADVNVRSYVVGATNVLFKQKRQLYDILVDIDTNRIECQDINLRKYLHLTTEDLRFADYIVKHVTEERHDVFLDGVGWEGGDEWIRSQFRVYLLCLLRTSMLQDGCREIDHFNSSFISCWRDTHNYKIWLSGINPGILDVHPGHPFAGQLSVSDMKLRFSHTMQNTESGRKLNQAMASTGKAVVTTSKAVGGAFSQAKGALSSWWSNFMVSPEQMQKVSEAEDNEESTNTTDELMNIPISINSDKENNKIEDDVLKENVQLEGEAQKFENIVNGSVVVNEMLNSDEEKHNPGEVHTV from the exons ATGGGCGAAAACGAAAACCCCATCTTGTATGTCGTAGTAGTTGGTTTTCATCACAAAAGAGGGTGTCAG GTGGAGTATTCCTTCCCGGAATTGGTACCAGGACACCCTAACGAATGCCCTCCCGGCTGGAAATACCTACCGACGTTGGCTTTACCAGATGGATCTCATAATTATGATGAAGACactgtatattttcatttacctAGTTTAAGTAAACCAATGAAAACTATTTATGGTATTTCTTGTTTCAGGCAAATACCAGTTGAA aaaattaaaaataaaacatcggATATAACAAGGGGCACAGTTCAAAAATCTGTGTGTGTATTGAGTAGAATTCCTTTGTATGGACAAATACAAGTAAAAATGTGTTTAATCACTCACGCTTATTTTGATGAAGGGGATTTTAGTCAAGTTTCTATACTTGAAGATACTTATCATCATTTAAATGCTGTTATGATGCAGCCGGACGCTATACAACAACCTTATGTTG GGTTGTCTGCAAGGGATTTCATTTTACAATGGAAGCACAAAGCAGtactattatttaaattgatactTTTAGAGAAAAgggtaattttttataaatccccTGTTCATCCTTTATGTTCTACTATATTAACACTAATATCATTATTCCCAGATATGATAGAAAAAGGATTACATAATTCAGCATCTATAAG gtTGTCGAGACCAATGTCGCCAATGCCTGAATATTCAGACGAGGATTCTAGTcctataaaattaaaaaatataaagaacatTCCTTGTATGAATGGTacaattaaaaatgaagatatcgATACTATTGAAGTCACAAAggaatcaaaaattattgaagacaGAGGACATACAGAAAAGAAACAAATTGATTTAACTAATTCTAATTTGGGTAACGAGGAAAATAATCTAGGTAATAATAATCAGACAGAAGTTGGATTAGAACTTACTGAATCAATTagt GgaattaaaatttcttctaataCTGAAAATGAATCTACAAATGGTGTTGATAAGTCTAATAGTCTCCAAAGGGATATTAGCTCAGATACTATATCTGATGCAGCTCATAATAATTTAACGTATTTAACTCAACTCAACATAGAAAGTTGTGGATTTCCTCTAGCTATTTTTACTAAAG GGTCTCTCTGCTTGCCGTATTTATCCTTGCCATATTTAGATTTACTAGCCGATGTTAATGTAAGAAGTTACGTAGTAGGAGCTACGAATGTACTTTTCAAGCAAAAAAGGCAGCTCTATGATATTTTAGTGGATATAGATACAAATAGAATTGAATGCCAAGAtattaatttgagaaaatatttacatttaactACAGAAGATCTCAG ATTTGCCGATTATATTGTAAAACATGTTACCGAAGAAAGGCATGACGTTTTTTTAGACGGTGTAGGATGGGAAGGTGGCGATGAATGGATTAGGTCACAATTTAGGGTATATTTGTTGTGTTTGTTGAGAACCTCCATGTTACAAG aTGGTTGTCGAGAAATTGATCATTTCAATTCGAGTTTCATAAGCTGTTGGAGAGATAcgcataattataaaatttggttAAGTGGAATAAACCCTGGTATATTAGACGTTCATCCTGGTCATCCTTTCGCAGGACAACTGTCTGTATCAGATATGAAATTGAGATTTTCACA TACAATGCAGAATACGGAAAGTGGTAGAAAGTTGAATCAAGCCATGGCGTCTACTGGAAAAGCAGTGGTAACCACAAGTAAAGCTGTAG GTGGTGCTTTTTCTCAAGCTAAAGGTGCTTTATCTTCTTGGTGGAGTAACTTTATGGTCAGCCCTGAACAAATGCAAAAGGTTTCGGAAGCTGAGGATAATGAAGAATCGACGAATACCACTGATGAATTGATGAATATTCCAATAAGTATTAATAGTGataaggaaaataataaaatagaagatgaTGTATTGAAAGAAAACGTTCAGTTAGAAGGTGAagcacaaaaatttgaaaatattgttaatggAAGTGTCGTAGTGAATGAAATGTTGAATAGTGATGAAGAAAAGCATAATCCGGGTGAAGTACATACTGtgtaa